TTTTTGATGAGTTGGACAAAGACCCAGATGTGGACGTGTTAGACTATGGATGTCTACAAAATTGTGGTATTTGTAGTTCGGGACTTTATGCACTTGTGAATGGGGACCTTGTTGAAGGTGAAACACCTGATGAGTTATTAAAAAATATATATTCGCATATAGAAGAAACTTGGTTATTTTAAGGAGGAAATCATATGTCTACAGTAACATTAACTGAAGCAGCAGCTTATGAAGTAAAAGATATGTTAAAACAAAACGATATGCCAGATGGGTATTTAAAAGTAAAAGTGAACGGTGGCGGTTGTACAGGTTTAACATATGGTATGACAGCAGAAGCAGAACCAGGAGAAAATGATGAAGTATTGGAATTTCATGGTTTAAAAGTACTTGTTGATCCTGAAGATGCACCTATTTTAAACGGGACGACAATTGACTTTAAACAATCATTAATGGGTGGCGGATTCCAAATTGACAATCCAAATGCGATTGCTTCATGTGGTTGTGGTAGCTCATTCCGTACAGATAAAGTAGCGGGTACACCAGAAGAATGTTAATCATCTAAAAACAAAAATAACCATTCCTATGTTCTAATATGGGAATGATTATTTTTGTATGGTTTTTTAAGCGTTTTCATTTATTGAGGCTATCTTATTTAACTGATGAAAAAATGGTTCTAATAAATAAGAAAGAAATCGTACGAATGCTTGAATTTAGACTAAAAAAACTATAAACTAATAGATGATTATCTTTTAAGAATTTGTGTACTGTTTTAATAAAGTGGGTATACAGTATCAAATGTATTAATAAAATGATGAAGGAATAGGTGAATGAGAATGGCAGAACGTAAAAAAGTACTTGTTTTAGGTGCTGGTTATGCAGGATTACAAACTGTAGCAAAACTCCAAAAGCAACTTTCAGAAGAAGATGCAGAAATCACATTAGTAAACAAAAACGAATATCACTATGAGTCAACATGGTTACACGAAGCATCAGCTGGAACAATCAACTATGAAGATTTATTATATCCAATCGAAAGCGTACTTAAAAAGCATGTAAACTTCGTAAAAGCTGAAGTAACAAAAATTGACCGCAATGCGAAAAAAGTTGAAACAACTCGTGGTATCTTTGATTTCGATATTCTTGTTGTTGCATTAGGTTTCGAATCAGAAACTTTCGGCATTGAAGGTATGAAAGAACATGCATTCCAAATTGAGAACGTTCATACAGCACGTCAAATTTCACGTCATATCGAAGACAAATTTGCAAACTATGCAGCATCTAAAGAAAAAGATGAAAAAGACTTAGCAATCTTAGTAGGTGGTGCTGGTTTCACAGGTGTTGAATTCTTAGGTGAATTAACTGACCGTATTCCAGAATTAGCAAACAAATATGGTGTAGATCAAAGCAAAGTAAAAATTACTTGTGTTGAAGCAGCACCAAAAATGTTACCAATGTTCTCTGAAGAGTTAGTTAGCCACGCAGTTAGCTACTTAGAAGAACGCGGTGTTGAATTTAAAGTAGGTACACCAATCGTTGCTGCAAACGAAAAAGGTTTTGTTGTAAAAGTAGACGACAAAGAACAACAACTTGAAGCAAATACAGTAGTATGGGCTGCAGGTGTTCGTGGTAGCAACTTAATGGAAAAATCATTTGAAGGTGTAAAACGTGGTCGTATTGTGACTAAACAAGACTTAACAATCGAAGGCTATGATGACATCTTCGTTATCGGTGATGTTTCAGCGTTTATCCCAGAAGGTGGAGAACGTCCATTACCAACAACTGCACAAATCGCAATGCAACAAGGTGAAAAAACAGCGACAAACATTGCGCATATCTTGAAAGGTGAACCAACTGAAAACTTTACTTACGTTGATCGTGGTACAGTATGTTCATTAGGTCGTCATGACGGTGTAGGTATTGTTTACGGCCGTGAAATCACTGGTAAAAAAGCTGCTTTCATGAAACGTGTTATTGATACACGTGCCATCTTCAAAATTGGTGGTTTAGGCTTAGCTTACAAAAAAGGTAAATTTTAATCGAATATAAATGACTAGAAAAATCGAGTGGTGCTTTACGCACTTGCTCGATTTTTTGCTGTCATAGCATATGAAAAGGGCACACGTATAGAGACGAGGTGGCCTGATTTGCTACAATAGAATCAATAAGTTGAAAGGGGATTTGGCAATGACAACAAAAAGAGAAAAAGAGCAAGTTTATGTAATAGGGATTCCTGACCAATTCAATCAATATGTAACGAACGCAATCCCAGACGACACATTATCTGAAGCACTTCAAAAATTAAAAAAACAAAAGTTTATTAAAAGTCATTTAGGTGCGGTTTCTGTTGTTCCAGTAACAGTAGATGATGTACAGCATAAATTTGTAACAGTAGGACTAGGGAATATCAGTCATCAAGAACAACGTGACTATTTAAAAATTGGGGGTAATTTATTTCAATATCTTCAACAAGAACGTATCACTGAGATACAACTATATCCATACACATTTTTATCAAAATCAGTTGATTCACAATATGTCTTTCAAACAATGGGAATACAATATGAACAGGCAACATATGAATTTGATAGTTACCGATCTGACAAAGTGGCACCATTTGAATTGAATATTGAATGGCTCTCTGCAGATGAAGAACATCAACAAGCATTTGATCAAGGACAAAAGCTTGGAAAGGCTATTAATTATGCGAGAACTTTAGGTAATATACCACCAAATATATTAACACCTGATTATTTAGCCACACTTGTTCAAGAGCATTTTGAAGGTACGAAAGTTCAAGTTGATGTCAAAGATGAGTCAGCCATTCAACAAGAAGGATTTGGTTTAATTCATGCAGTCGGAAAAGGCTCTGTTAATCCACCACGCGTGATTACATTAAAATACGAAGGAAATTCAGAGCAGGCAGATGATGTCATTGCATTAGTCGGTAAAGGGATTACTTATGATTCAGGTGGCTATTCAATCAAGTCAAAAACAGGCATGCCAACAATGAAATTTGATATGTGTGGTGCAGCGAATGTCATTGGTATGGTTGATGCGATTGCAAATTTGAAATTAAAAGTGAACATTGTTGCGGTAATTGCAGCAGCAGAAAATATGATTGATAACAATGCGATGAAACCGGATGATGTCTTTACAGCATTAAGTGGCGAAACAGTTGAGGTACCTAATACAGATGCAGAAGGACGTCTTGTACTAGGAGATGCGTCATTTTATGCAAATCAATTCGCACCTAAGTTAATTATTGATTTTGCTACGCTGACAGGTGCGGCAGTTGTTGCTTTAGGAGAAGATAAAGCAGCAATATTCAATAAAAATGCGGATAAAGCACTACTACAAGCAATATTGGAAACAGCAAATCGCGTAGATGAAGCGGTATA
This region of Staphylococcus sp. IVB6240 genomic DNA includes:
- a CDS encoding iron-sulfur cluster assembly accessory protein, with translation MSTVTLTEAAAYEVKDMLKQNDMPDGYLKVKVNGGGCTGLTYGMTAEAEPGENDEVLEFHGLKVLVDPEDAPILNGTTIDFKQSLMGGGFQIDNPNAIASCGCGSSFRTDKVAGTPEEC
- a CDS encoding leucyl aminopeptidase family protein, encoding MTTKREKEQVYVIGIPDQFNQYVTNAIPDDTLSEALQKLKKQKFIKSHLGAVSVVPVTVDDVQHKFVTVGLGNISHQEQRDYLKIGGNLFQYLQQERITEIQLYPYTFLSKSVDSQYVFQTMGIQYEQATYEFDSYRSDKVAPFELNIEWLSADEEHQQAFDQGQKLGKAINYARTLGNIPPNILTPDYLATLVQEHFEGTKVQVDVKDESAIQQEGFGLIHAVGKGSVNPPRVITLKYEGNSEQADDVIALVGKGITYDSGGYSIKSKTGMPTMKFDMCGAANVIGMVDAIANLKLKVNIVAVIAAAENMIDNNAMKPDDVFTALSGETVEVPNTDAEGRLVLGDASFYANQFAPKLIIDFATLTGAAVVALGEDKAAIFNKNADKALLQAILETANRVDEAVYELPITETERRNIKASDVADLTNHVNAHGKALFAAAFVTHFSGETPHLHVDIAGPATTTKSSYKGPKGPTGYMIPTIVNWLMTR
- a CDS encoding YuzB family protein, translated to MNPIVEFCISNLARGSQVVFDELDKDPDVDVLDYGCLQNCGICSSGLYALVNGDLVEGETPDELLKNIYSHIEETWLF
- a CDS encoding NAD(P)/FAD-dependent oxidoreductase; its protein translation is MAERKKVLVLGAGYAGLQTVAKLQKQLSEEDAEITLVNKNEYHYESTWLHEASAGTINYEDLLYPIESVLKKHVNFVKAEVTKIDRNAKKVETTRGIFDFDILVVALGFESETFGIEGMKEHAFQIENVHTARQISRHIEDKFANYAASKEKDEKDLAILVGGAGFTGVEFLGELTDRIPELANKYGVDQSKVKITCVEAAPKMLPMFSEELVSHAVSYLEERGVEFKVGTPIVAANEKGFVVKVDDKEQQLEANTVVWAAGVRGSNLMEKSFEGVKRGRIVTKQDLTIEGYDDIFVIGDVSAFIPEGGERPLPTTAQIAMQQGEKTATNIAHILKGEPTENFTYVDRGTVCSLGRHDGVGIVYGREITGKKAAFMKRVIDTRAIFKIGGLGLAYKKGKF